The Megalobrama amblycephala isolate DHTTF-2021 linkage group LG7, ASM1881202v1, whole genome shotgun sequence genome window below encodes:
- the LOC125272924 gene encoding E3 SUMO-protein ligase ZBED1-like, whose translation MEDDELIKKRNSTGSIVWRWFGFKKEDVEQTTVICKICRKSIASKCSSTSNLYHHLRTHPLENEECLKLRTTTSQSGAISKKVPKQPALTQLSLASSISRSTPYDKNSQKQKEITCAVTHHIAKDMAPVNVVEKPGFRKLINTLDPRYNLPGRKYFAEKALPELYIKVREELASQLVNVTHFSTTADIWSSRTCEPYLSLTVHYIDNWELKSKCLQTSFLPEDHTGGIIAQGLQDALMSWNLNEARQVCITTDNGANIVKAVSLNHWTRLQCFGHRLHLAIERSMKDPRIDRAVAVCKKVVSSFSFSWKRRRDLATAQQELNLPAHQLISESPTRWGSREKMIERVLEQEQAISQVLAADKKTRHLVLTWQDLEVLESVHKALKPLLEFTDALSGESYVTVSYVKPVLHLFQSSLLARQENDTPLTQSIKASILDYLREKYSDPSTNDLLDMAGLVDPRFKITYCTEKKVDAIKSRAITEMEAMLYETDQGTAELAASLPQDATTVSQPEEPLRKKSLGSFFKTAATSSATLSQRELIEKELSAYLQSVNVDSEANPLQWWKDHEEMFPNLKNVAKKYLCVPATSSPSERVFSTSGNIVTCHRASLKPDAVDRLVFLAQNL comes from the exons ATGGAGGACgacgaattaataaaaaaaagaaacagcaCAGGATCCATCGTCTGGCGGTGGTTTGGATTCAAAAAGGAAGATGTTGAACAAACAACGGTGATATGCAAAATCTGTCGCAAAAGCATCGCTTCAAAATGTAGCAGTACATCAAATTTATATCACCATTTGAGAACCCACCCGCTAGAAAATGAAGAGTGCTTGAAACTCCGCACGACAACATCTCAGAGCGGTGCAATATCAAAGAAAGTGCCTAAGCAACCAGCACTCACGCAACTGAGTCTGGCCTCTTCTATTTCCAGATCAACGCCGTACgacaaaaacagtcaaaaacAGAAGGAGATAACGTGTGCAGTAACCCACCACATCGCGAAAGACATGGCCCCGGTTAATGTTGTTGAAAAGCCCGGGTTCAGAAAGCTCATCAACACACTTGACCCAAGATATAATCTGCCGGGTCGCAAATATTTTGCAGAGAAAGCGCTGCCTGAGTTGTACATTAAAGTGAGGGAAGAGCTGGCCAGTCAGCTTGTAAATGTGACCCACTTCTCAACAACTGCCGACATATGGAGCAGCCGAACATGTGAGCCATACCTCAGTTTGACGGTCCACTATATAGACAATTGGGAGTTGAAAAGCAAGTGCCTTCAGACGAGCTTTCTTCCCGAGGATCACACTGGCGGGATCATCGCACAAGGCCTGCAAGATGCTCTCATGTCATGGAATTTAAATGAAGCTCGTCAGGTGTGCATCACCACCGATAACGGTGCTAACATCGTCAAAGCTGTGAGCCTGAACCACTGGACACGTCTACAATGTTTTGGCCATCGCCTGCATCTTGCAATTG AGAGAAGCATGAAGGACCCCCGTATTGACCGTGCTGTTGCTGTGTGCAAGAAGGTAGTGAGCAGCTTCTCTTTCAGTTGGAAGAGGAGGAGAGACCTGGCCACAGCACAGCAAGAGCTAAATCTCCCGGCACACCAGCTCATCAGTGAGTCTCCTACCAGGTGGGGATCCCGAGAGAAGATGATTGAGCGGGTACTGGAGCAGGAGCAAGCTATTTCTCAAGTCTTGGCTGCAGACAAGAAAACCCGGCATCTCGTTCTCACCTGGCAAGACCTGGAAGTTCTAGAGTCAGTGCACAAGGCTCTCAAACCTCTCCTGGAATTCACTGACGCTCTATCCGGTGAGAGCTATGTCACAGTGTCCTATGTCAAGCCTGTTCTCCATCTCTTCCAGTCCAGCCTCTTGGCACGTCAGGAGAATGACACCCCACTGACCCAGTCTATCAAAGCCTCCATCCTGGATTACCTGAGGGAGAAGTATTCTGATCCTTCCACTAACGACCTGCTGGACATGGCAGGCTTAGTGGATCCCAGGTTCAAGATAACATACtgcacagaaaaaaaggtgGATGCCATCAAGAGCAGAGCCATAACCGAGATGGAGGCAATGCTCTATGAGACTGACCAGGGCACAGCTGAGTTGGCTGCTTCACTGCCTCAAGATGCAACAACGGTATCACAGCCAGAAGAGCCACTAAGGAAGAAATCCCTGGGCAGCTTCTTTAAAACTGCAGCAACATCTTCTGCCACACTGTCGCAGAGAGAGCTTATTGAAAAAGAGTTGTCTGCCTACTTGCAGTCTGTTAATGTTGACAGTGAAGCAAATCCATTGCAGTGGTGGAAAGACCATGAGGAAATGTTCCCAAACCTGAAAAATGTGGCAAAAAAATATCTGTGTGTGCCCGCCACCAGTTCCCCATCGGAAAGGGTATTTAGTACCAGTGGTAATATAGTTACATGCCATCGAGCATCTCTCAAACCAGACGCCGTTGATAGGCTTGTGTTTTTGGCACAAAACCTCTAA